From the genome of Carettochelys insculpta isolate YL-2023 chromosome 23, ASM3395843v1, whole genome shotgun sequence:
ACCCCTTGAAACATGAAGGGCTGTTTGCCCAGCAGCCCCAACACCTGCCAGGAGTGAGCTGAGAGCTCGCGCCCGTGGGGCGACTGCACTGGGCTCAGAGGCTCCTTGGAGCCGGTACCCAAGCCAGCCATgctcctgaggccctgccagCTCACAGACCCCATGCTGCCCGGGCAGCTGGCGAGAGTGCGCTCACTCGGCGCCCTCCGGCCGACACGCATGTGGTGCGCCTGCTCTTTCCAaagccagagccctggctcctcGGAACCCATCGTGCCACATGGGacggggagcacagggaggtcgGGTCACACCTCAGCGCAGCCACGGCTGGGTGGCCAGGCCATGTAACCTAACCCGGATGTCCCAGGTGGCTTTAGTCCTGCCCCAGCCAAGCCTTTCAGAGCTCTGGCGTTTCTTGAGTTGTTGGACGACTAGTGACTGGTCCCACACCAGCCTTGATTCCTTCGCTCAGTCATCGGGGCGTGGTTGGTGGGGGCTCAGCGATGGGCTGTAGGGACATCAgctcagccccacagccagcccatgGGCCCCACAGGACAAGGTAAGAGGccgatggcagcagcagcactgaaggaATGTGCCCCCCCAGCTAGGCCCACCATGGGCAGCCATGGTTGGTGCTTGGCTGAAGGTGGCAGCCTAAGGGCCACGCTCCTGTACAATCGCAGTGCTGGGACGGAGCACGGGCCGGGCACTGGCCGTTCACCTCTCACTCCAGCAGCACAGGCTGAGACGGTCCTGGTGGCTGGCGCCGGGGTCCCAGGGAAGGGTGGTGCTTTTAGTCCCGTGCCTTCCTCACACCCTAAAACGACGTCCCCTGGGGCAGCACTAGTGGGCAAAGCCTCCAGGTGCGCGGGCAGAGGCTGCGCAGGTAACAGCTCCCATCTCAAAGGCACTCTTCCAGCCgctgaggcagagggctggggatggcATGCTGCCCACGTGTGAGCGCCCTGCCAAGCAGCGCTAACCtgagccagctgccagcctgcagcagtcCTCCATGGTTCTTCCTCGCTGGCCCATCGCAAGGGCCCTGAATCACCCAGTCCCGCCCCGCTGTGGTCCCAAGAGGTGCCCGGGCTGTGCCTGAGCGCTGTCCTAGCAAGCTGTACAGAGGAGCTGTGGGCACAGCGCCCCACACCCACCACTCATGAGAAGGGTGCGTGTGCTGGGAGCACAGCTGGCGCACGCGGCAGAGGTGCCTGGCAGGGCGCTAGCCAGAAGCAGGGTGTGCATCTGCTCCTCTGCGCAGTGCCATTGCTACATTCCTCTTCAGCAGGGAGGCGCCAGTGCAAACAACCTTCCAGCTGCGTCTGAGCGCAGCCCCCTGTCCTGCTCAGCCACGCAGCACTGAGTTTCCTGGGACTTCACCCTGCTGCACAAATGGAGCCTGGAGCCGCTGGCCTTGCATGACTGCCCTGCTGAGTGCTGGCCAGCCCGCAGCCCACATTCTCCAGCCCAGCCACTCAGCAGCCCAGGAGAGTCCAGCTGGTTTCCGAGCACGTGATGGGACAGGGCGTTGTTAGCAGGCCTGGCCCTCCGGTAGCTGCCTGACTCCAGTCACGGCTGCTCCCTGTTCAGGGCAGCGTGGGGCCTTGCTGTCCCTTCTACTGTGCACCCCTGGCCTCTTCTTTGTGACCTTCCACTTCTCCGCTGCCCTTGCCCACAGCCTCTTGGGCCAACACCCCCAGATACCACAATGCTGCCTGAGAACCCTCCGCATTCACCCCCAATTTGGCCCCTCATTGGGCTGGCCTCGGATGAGACATGCCCTCCAACTGGACAGCTCTCCTTgccctctgcccttcccaccagctctgcaggggctcACAGGCCTCCTtaatgcctttttctctcttacaggagagggaagaagaaGCTCGCCTGGCCACTATGCCAGCCTGGAGGCGAGAGATCCTGCGGAAGAAGATGGAAGAGGAAAGGTGagctgtccctggctggggcctgaTGGTGGCTGTCCAACAGCTGAAGTGCGAGAGCTAATTGTGTTTTCTTTCTGCTTGTTTTCACAGAGAGCGAAAACGGTGAGTTCCGCTTCTCCATTTACTTCTCCACTCGCCTATGAAGCTAGTGCCTTCAGCTCCCTCTGGCCGGCCCTTTGCGCCCAGCTGGGTCAAGCTAAGCCGGCTTATGGGCTTTGCTGGCTTCCCTCAGGCCACACAGACGAGGTCAGTGTCAGCTGAGCTTTGCCACCAACGCTGTCCCGTGTGTTTTGTTTCTAAacagaaaagagcaagaagaactGAAGCGGGAAGAGGAGGCGAAGGAGAAAGCACAGTCAGAGAAGCTAAGGACTCTTGGGTATGACGAAAGCAAACTCGCCCCCTGGCAAAGACAAATCATCCTCAAGAAAGGGGACATAGCGAAGCATTAGGTGCTCACTAGCCCATTTCCCCTCTTGCTAATTTCAGACCCTTCTTCCGTGATGTGAGCTGTTCAGTAGGTCGAGGGGAGGCCAGCTGCTCTGTCCCACCAaggcactgcagctgggaagtGATTCACCACTTCACAGCCTGCGCGCCACCCTCCCAATGAGATAAGTGTAGCAGTGTAACTGCTAACGCAGGGCACAGCATGCTGCCGCTCCAGCGCTCCGCGGACAGAAACAACTTCGCTGCAGAGAGCTGCGGGGTGTGCAGAGTGAAAGTCACTCAGTCAGTGACGGCGCGCGTGGCATCAGCAAAACTCACCCATGGCAGGAAACGTGGCCCACTCTGTGGACTGTGGTGTCCACATAACACCTGGCCTCCATCTTCATACTGAACAGCCGCCCTTGAAGTGTCTCCTGGCCCAGGCTTTCCAGTCCCTGTCAGTCAGTTGTTTACCATAAAAGAAATACACTTTTACCAGAATAGTGGAGCTCCTCCGAGGCTCGGCAGGCGAGTTGCATGTGGTGTACAGAGAGGCCATTGCTACCAATAGATGCCCTCCAGAGCCTGGTCTCTGCCAGGCGTGGGTGTCACTCTCCTTGTGCAGCGTGGCCATGTGGAAAGAAATGTCTGGCGAGAGCAATACTGTGACCGGTTGGGCTGAGGAGAGCCGTTTCTCCAGCTGCCATATGATGTCTAGCGCCTGCTCCTCCAGCAGAGCCGGGGTCGGGCTGGGTCCTCTATGGTTTTGTCACGTTTCCTGGATCGTCTAGCAGGAGATTTTCAGATTGGGTTTGATCTAGAATTTCTGTGTCTTCAGCAATTAAAACACTAACCACCTCCAGGTGTTTCCTGGTCCCCTCACCTGTGTGCCAGGAGCTCTGTGcatgcagcccagcccctggcgaagctgtgctggggagggcagcaaacaggccaccagccccccacctggctgggccTCCCTTCTGGCTTGCCCCAGACAGCCCTTCTCCCACTGCTTCTGGGGCCAGAGCATCCACCTACCGGATCGGGTGGGGGTGCAGCCTTGGGGCTCCTCTCTCCCCTCAGGGAAAGGAGCACCACCCCATGGGCCATAGGAGTCCCTGGAGGcatccctgcagccagggctgtctTGGAGCATGGCCCTGCATGCAGGCAAGAGGAGCAGGAGCTTGTTTCCCCCTCTAAGGGTTACTGGCTGGGCCCAGCCATTCTCTAGCCACAGCCTCCTTGGTACCCACCCTGCTGGcctccccaacctccctccctgcacGCCCCTGTCTGTCCAGACTTCATCCACCAAACCTGCCCAAGCCCAAGGCTCCCAGGTCAGTGACTTGGACATCATGGGCCGGACATCAtgggcagggccccccccagggacTGGGTaaccctgcagccagcctgcacacgGCTGCCAGCACTGGAAAGCCACTGGCACTTTCTGTGTGCAatgcagggctggtggagcagccgcccccccctgcaccccaccctgccctgtgccctccagccaggccccccgcATCCGAGCCTGCCCCCTGCATCCCAGCCTGCCTTgtgtcccagcctgccccctgtgTCCCAGCCTGCCCCTTGTGTCCCAGCCGGCTGTGTGCCCTCCAACCAGCCCCCCTGCATCCCAgccttccccccacatcccagcctgccccctgtgtcccagcctgccccctgcgtCCCAGCCTGCCTCTTTCCATCCCAGCCTGCGCCCCCTGTATCCCAGCTTGCCCCTGCATCCCAGCCTGCCCTCTGCgtcccagcctgccatggcccctgCTGGCTGGGCATGGTTTGTTTTTGGGCACAAGACACCAGACGGACGCTACTACCCTTCCCCCATCAGTCTCaaggcctgggcagctgccagtgggTCAGGTCCAGGCCCAGCTGGGGATTGCCCAAGCACTCACACTCCACCTCTGCTGCACTTGGGGATAGCAAAAGcctgcccctggggtggggcaggggagggcagctgaGGCTGAGCTGCCCTGCCCAAGACCTGGcaggggtgctggcagggggggtgTCACCTCTGCTGTCAATTGACTTACGTCCCAGATGTAAGCTAACCCAGTCACTCCACggagcaggcaggcctgggccATCTCCGGGTGACTGCGTGGGTACAAACATCTGCAGACAGCTTTTGTCCAGTGCTCTGATTTTATCTCCTACTGCTGGGGATTTTCCCTGGTTATGGATGTGCCATGCTGGGTGCAGCTTCCCAGCACCAGCCCATGAccaacagctctgccagtgcctcctCGGAGCCAGGGCCCGCTGAGGCTCAAGCCAGCTCATAAGATGAGCCCATTCCACTAGCTGAAAGCTGGTGTAGCTCAAGCCAGACACACATGCTGGGTGAGGGGAGGTGAGGAGCGGTGGGGCGGGACGGGCCAGGCCTCTGTCCCTGCCATCCGCACCCCCGCATGAGTCAGCTCCTGCGGGGCTACCCAGTGGGTAGTCCCCAGCTActgcctccttccagcaggcACAAGCCTTTCCAttccacaccccccgccccccgtggcagggcagctgggctgtTGCCAGGCCTGCCTCTCCCCAACAGCTAGGCACATGTCAGACAGAGAGAGCCCAGCCCTAAGCAGCCCCAGGAGATGGGTTGGAACCCCTGGGCCAGCCTGCTAAGAGCAGCCCAGAAGTAAGGCTGGGGCATTTAACAGTCACCAGCAACTCTTGAgctggacttaaattgcagctggaggggttaagcctggccattaggaaacacttcctgGTGGTCAGGGCAGTGGGATAAATTGCCCACGGAGGTTGCAGCACCTTTCATTGGAGATAGTTAAAAGCAGGTGAGAAACACCCATCAGGGATGGCCTAGCTTCTAGgcggggcttggtcctgccaggtgTGCCGACATCACGGGGCTCCTGCCAGCACTACGATTCTCACCTGCTAACCTCTAACATGCGCGAGCATCTGCCCAGCCCACTGGCCTGCACGTCACGTGGCCCCCGCATCCACGTGGCTGCTTGGTCCGTGCAGTGGGTTGGCAGCCTGGGTGTCCCCAAGCTCAGGGACTGGGAattcccagcctccatcccagcccAGAAGAAAAGCCGCACCCGAGGCTGAGCAACACCTTTCTGTTTTATTGTCATCAGGACATGGGGGAAGACGGGAGCGCCCCATCACCTCACCCAGCTGCTCCTTGCGTGCACACGCCAGAGCCTCTCACAGCACaccgccccagcctgcagcaaggTGGCCTGTGCTTCCCggcccagcaggagcagagatTTGCTTAGGGTGGTGCTGGCTGCTCCCACTTCTCTGTGCACTGAGCCATGGCTCACTGATGCCCCAGCACTCGCAGCACATTCCTTCCGCGCTGGGGCTCCAGCAGTCTGATCTCAGTAAGGCTGAGCATCTCCAACTTGGCTGGGTTCAGCACGCCCTGCCCTCTGCAACCCCAGTGCTTAAGCACCTGCCAGCACAGAGACGCCAGGCAGGCTCCCCAGCAGGTGGGCTGCAAAGCAGCAACAGTGACCATGATTCGGGTCAGTTTCTTCTAAGCAATCCGGGGTATAAATAAGGTGAGAtgctgccacctcctctcagCCAGCAGGGTAGAGCCCCAGGCCCGAGGAGGCACGTCCTGAGAAAAGGCTGGGTCTGCCCCTGCTACTGCAGGACAGAGCCAGCAATGCAAATAAGTGACATAGAATGTCTACCACCGCTAAGTAACACTACTTACTGGTACAGGCCCCCGCCCCACTGGGGGCTGCCGGACTAAACCACAGGCAGCTgagctggcggggcggggggcgggacaCCTGCCCCATGGGGGTGAGCAGAGGGCCCAGGGGCAGGAATGGAGCCAGGCTGCTTTCAAAGGCACCCGCATGATGAGCAAATCTTGCGGCACCACCCAGCTGTCCTTCCCTGCCAGGCTCTGTGCCAGAGCGTGTGGTTTCCAGAGGGCGAGGGTGGTGGGGCGCAGCATTTCTGCTTCCGATTCTTATTCCTGACTTTGGCCTAGACCCCACGTGCCTTTCCCAGCAGCGCTGGCTGGGCCTGGAGCAAGGCACGCTGACCAGCCAGCCGTAGGACAGGGAGGCCtgcaagcagccagcccccagtagCTGAGGCACTAAGTGGGCAAGACCCAGGTATGGGTGGCATGGGGCGTCACCCATCGACTTCCTTAGGTGCTAGTGTTGTCAGGCCAGCGCTGAGCACGGAGCTGAGCCATCTCAGCACTAGGCTCTTGGGGGGAAACCCCACCTGAGTCCCCTCCTCCACAGGTGCTGGGCACTGACACTAGCACCAGCCCTGGTGCCGGCAGTACCTCCATCACAGGGCTCTGTGTAGGCCAGGCTCTGGGCAGGTTAGCAGCATCGCACATGGCGCAAGCAGGCTGGAGTGGTGAGCTGGCTGCCCCAGTGTGCCCTGGCTAGCCAGGAAGCTGCCCAAactcccagcctcagctgccaGACGTTAGCACTACACAGCCAGCGGGAGTGTCCCGCCTCTCCCCGGCCCTCCGCAGCACTTCACTCTTCCAAGATGCTCAGCTGAACTGTCAGCTTAATGGAACCCTCCCCGCCTGGCTCctggagccagcccagcaggATGAGCCTTTCCCCCAGGCCTTCATCCCCTTCAGAggaaagctggggctgcaggaggggtgtctgccagctgctgccccaggcaagCCTGGCAGGGTGCAGAGGGTGCCATGGGGCCTGTGTGCTATGGGGGGAGGgattctgcccccagccctggcaggctcTGGGAATGGAGCCCTGTGGGGCCAGGGCGGGGTGAAGGAAGTGTGACCGAGCAGCACAGAGGCGGTGAAGCTGAGACTGCCCCTTGGCCTGTGAGGCCTCCAGCAAGTCAGCCGCTCCGGGGCACAGTGCCGTCCCGCTGTCCTTCGCAGGGCGACCAGCGccagcctgcctgctgcagccggcTGTGCAGCTAGGACGCACCTGCAGGTTTTCTTTCcagagggaggctgggggctgtggtgCCTACATGTCCCTTCTGGTCCCAGTGCCACCATTGTGCAGGGGGTAGCATGCGCCTTCACAGGCATTGGCCCCAGCATTGCTCAGGGCATTCACAGATCTGCCCTCCTCGCTTGGGTCCAGGCCAGCAGCTGCTTCTCTCAGAGCAGCAGCCGGATCTGCTGCCAGTGCCCCTCTGAGTGCCAGGCCATGGCCGGTCCTGCCCGCAGAGACAGCAGGTCTGGCTTTGCTGGCTAGGAGaggccttccccttctctcccactTCAGAGCTCCTGGAGGGAAGCCCGTGAAGCCAGCCCTGGCTAGCAGCATCTGGCTGGGCAGGCTCACGGGCCCCTCTGCAGCCGCTGCCTCAGCTCCTCggcacagccagccagctccatGCGCTCCAGGGCGGAGAAGATGGGCTCCAGGGTGGCATTCTTCTGCTGGTACCACCTCTTCAGCATCTCGTACTGCTGGTCCCGGAGGTGGGCGAACTCCAGCTCTACCACCTCGATCTCAGTGTCGGGCAGCTCCAGCACCCGCATGAACTCCTTCCAGCGCCGCGCGGGCACCGTGTTGATGATGTCGTAGAGTTTGCTGCCCTGCGGGAGAGTGCCAGGGAAGGACCCTGTGGGACAGTGAGACAGAGCATTAGCCAgagcctggagcacagcagccctgctgccGGGCCAGCAGTGAGCTGCCAGCTCTCTGGGCACCTAGGCCAGCCCTGTGCCATCGTGCGAGGCACCTTCTGCAGTGCACGGCGTACTCGCTGCATTGTGTGGCACTGTGGGCGACCTGCAGGGGTCCTGGCTGCCGAGGGGCCTGACCGAACAGGCATCACCATTCACGGGCAATGTCTCTGTGACCTGACGGTGGAGCAAACCCTGTGACTCCAGAGGCTGTTCTGTGGCGCTGGAGAGACAAGCCGAGGCCTGGAACAGAAAGAAGACCACATTTCCAAGGAAAGCCCTGGCCtcttggcagggagccagcagcctggggcagctacgtaccaggctggggctggggctggggctggggagggatttCCTAGCTGAGCTGGGCAGACATCCTGGGCTGGGTTTAGTTGCATAGGGAGAATCAGCCTCATCCCTTCAGTCCCCTGCtgaggctgccaggcagggagcctcagCTGGGTGTGGGCACCTGTTTCCTGAACTCTCCGAGACCCACCAAACTCCTGGGTGCCAGTGAGCAGCCTGCAGGGCGAGCTCCAGGCCTTCACCTGGCTTTGAGCTAGCCAGACATGGTGCCAAAGGCCCCCAGCCTCCAAGCCACAGtgtgcaggagctgcagggcaggggtgcgcGCTGGCTActgccatgggcagccaggcccccagAGGGCCCTGCCTGCAGCGCAGGGTCACAGGGAGCATGTTTAGGCCCAGGACAGACCCCGGGCGCCTGGGCTGGGCTCTCACCTGTTGCTGCTCCAAGCCTTTAACTGCAGCCTCGCCTgccaggagagagagggagcagtTAGTCACCCAGCGCCCCCTTCGCCTGGCCTGGGCTCTGCTGTGCCAGGCTCCAAGGTGCGCACCGGGAAGCAAGAGGCCAAGGCACAGCGTGGGGAGAAGAGGGGTGTTACCGGCTGCTGAGGAATCCTCCCTGAGGGTCGTCTTCTTGTGGTAGATGAAGAGTGCGCCCAGAAAGAGGGGCCCCATGAGGCCCAGCAGAATGTACTCCAGCCCCAAGCCTGCGGCAGAGAAGGGGAGTTTCCAGTGCCATCacctgctccccttccctccctcccgctGCCTGAAGCCCTGGCTCCAGGACCAGCTGAGGCCAGGCCAGGTCAGGCCAGGCAGGGGTTGCCCTCCGCCCCGGGGCCTGGCCAGAGGCACTGGAGCCGAGCCTGCCTGCGGCTCACAGCAGACACCTGCCATGTCGTCATGGTGCCCAGGACGCGAGGGGCTGCGCGGCTGGCTCAGGAGTCCCATGGCCGTTCCTCCAACAGTGTAGCGTGAGCGGCTGAGCGCGGGCTCTGCCCTCGCCAGCTGCAGGCGAAGGGGGTGAGAGGGAACCACATGGAAGccgtggggtgagctggggctcgGTACCACTGCTCCTGGCTTGGCAGTGCCAGCTGTGCCCGCCCAACCCccccggggacagggacggggacgTGCGTTCACCCccggagccaggcagccccagcccggaGCTCCTGTCCTGCCATGACCCCGTGGGAGCAGTGCCCACATACTAGCGCTGccccagccacccgcctgcctaCCTTGGCTGCTGCCATCACATGGGCTGCCACAGCTCTCCCCACAGCTCTTGGCAAGCCGGCTGCAAAGGACAGCAAGAGCCGTGGGCGTCCGACCCACCGCCATCCTGCTGCGCCACCGGCAGAGCCAGCACCTCCGTGCTGCACTGGGCTCCGCCAGGCCCACCGCCCTGCCACCCTCCAGTGCTGCTGCAGACACGGCCCTGCCTGCGCACCGGACAGCGTGGGCTTGCCGGGCTGCTCTTCGCCTGGCCCCTCACGCGCAACCAGAGCGACT
Proteins encoded in this window:
- the TNFRSF25 gene encoding tumor necrosis factor receptor superfamily member 25; the protein is MVSWGLEAAGGFLAMLLLMGSGFQLLGTATGSELRRAGSQAGAALGLPHHERRKRSNAQGCPAGYIWRQQQRQCCRECPAGHYMTAPCTSLGNDTACAICRPGTFNPLGNLALKCKKCSECFAQASQLVLQNCSKTRDVTCGCEAGHFRLSVNTLSQDFTCQECRRCKGQATLRNCSEEEDTQCGDCQPGFYLEGSECRECASRLAKSCGESCGSPCDGSSQGLGLEYILLGLMGPLFLGALFIYHKKTTLREDSSAAGEAAVKGLEQQQASACLSSATEQPLESQGLLHRQVTETLPVNGDACSVRPLGSQDPCRSPTVPHNAARSFPGTLPQGSKLYDIINTVPARRWKEFMRVLELPDTEIEVVELEFAHLRDQQYEMLKRWYQQKNATLEPIFSALERMELAGCAEELRQRLQRGP